Below is a window of Bdellovibrionota bacterium DNA.
CTTCGCGAATCGCCTCCTGGGCTCCTTTGGCCGCCGAGGCGTCGAGCGTCGTATAGACCTGAAGACCTCCTTCCAAGACCAATTCGTCGCCGTATTTCTCAACCACATACCGCCGCACATGTTCTACGAAATACGGGGAGTACTGAAAATTGACGTTGGACTGTTCCAAAATCGCAAGCTTCTCCTCCAAGGCGTTTTTTTGATCCTCTTCGGAGATAAAGCCTTCTTCCGCCATTCGTTTGAGAACGTACGCCTGCCGTTTTGAGGCGCGTTCGAAGCTGGCATGTGGGTTGTCGGAACTGGGAGCCTTGGTCAGTCCGGCGATCATCGCCATTTCTCCCAGCGTGAGATCGGCGACGTCTTTGTTGAAGAACGTCTGGGAGGCGGCCTGGGCACCGTACGAGTGATGACCCAGGAACACCTGATTCAGATAGATTTCGAGGATCTGTTCTTTGGTGAGGTATTTCTCCATCTTAAAGGCGAGGACGACGTCGCGCGCCTTTCGCAGGAGACTCCGCTCGCGCGAACGGAGAAGAATTTCTTTCGCCACCTGCTGCGTGATCGTGCTTCCCCCCTGTTTCACCTCTCCCGCCAGCAGATTCTTGAACATAGCCCGAAGAATCCCGCTCCAGGATATCCCTTTGTGCCGGAAGAACTGATCGTCCTCCGCCGCAAGGAACGCTTTGATCAAGAGCGGAGGGATCTGATGAAGCGGAACGAAAATCCGCCGTTCACGGTAGAACTCGCCGATTTTGATGTATTCATCGCTGAAAATTTCCGAAGCGACCGGCGGTCGGTAACGTTGAAGGGTCGATACGGAAGGGAGATCCCAAAGGATCGCAACACTGAGGACGCCGGCGGCGCAAAGCAGACCGAGAAATGCATAGGCTACCAATCGAACTTTTGTCGCCAGGTTCATGGATCGCGCGAAGCTCTTACTTTACAATGAGGAGCGATTCATTTCGAGGACGATGACCGACAGCCCCGAAAAACGCCGTTTTGCGCGTATCGACCTCGACGCCCAGATCAAAGTCGCTTTTCCGGGGACTGACGCGCGGCGCCAGCTCTTGATGGAGAATCTGAGCGCCGGCGGTCTTTTTATTCGAACGCCTCAACCCAAGCCGATCGGGACGAGATTGCAGTTTGAGTTTTCGGTCCGCGACGGCGGAAAGCCGATCGTCGGGGCCGGTATCGTACGTTGGATAGAACCGGACCCTCAAAAGCATCCAGGTATGGGTATTCAGTTCACGGAGCTGAATGAAGAGGGGAGAAGAGAGCTGTCGGAAATCCTGCAAAACCGCAATGGACGGTCCTCTACATAAATCCAGCCCTTCTCGCCGAGCTTAGTGCCAGGCCGAATTCCTGGAGGTCGTAAGAAGGGTGCTTGACAAAGGATAGGGGCTTCACTTATAGAACCGGGCCTCGATGGAGGTTCGCGTAAGTGCCTGGATTTAATGGGCTTTTGACCGTGCTCCCCAGGGAAGCGGGATGCGGTCGAAAACGCGGCGTCGGCGGGATTTCCTACGGATAATGGAGGCAGAAGATGGTGGCAACGACCCGGGATTGCGACGAAAACGTGGCGCGCACATTGCGGCTATCGATTACCGGCGAATGCAACCTATCCTGTTTCTACTGTAAACCCTTAGGGCGGGCTCGGGCGCTTTTTGAAACCAAGAATCTGATTCAACCCTCGGACGTAACCAAGCTCGTCAAAATTGTGGGTGAGCTCGGTGTAACCCGCGTGATCATCGCGGGTGGCGAACCTCTACTTCGAAAGGACGCCGCCAATTTCGTTAAAGCGGCAAGTGCGCATAAAGCGATTGAAGAGGTTCGTGTCGTGACGAACGGAACGCGCCTGAAGGATTTCGCCGATCCATTGCGAAAAATGGGCCTTAGGAAGATCGACGTCAATTTCGACAGCCTCGATTTTCGGAAATATCAGCGGATTACGGGGGAAGATCATCTCTATCGGGTTTTGGACGGCGTGGATAAGGTCGAAAAACTTCACTACACCGATATTCGGCTCAACATCCTCTTGTTGAGCGGGATCAACGACGGCGAGGTGATCAATTTTTCCCGAATGACGAAAGACCACAAAGTCCATTTACGTTTCATCGAATATCATCCAAAAGTCGCGAGCGGCGACCCTTACGCCGACCGGCCGACGTTGTCGGTTCTCGGCGTGAAACGGATGATCGACAACTTCCAGCAATTGAGGCAGGTCGAGTTCTCCGCCGACGACGATGGGAGCGCCCCCGCTTGGCAATTTGTGGACGGTCTCGGAAAAATTTCATTCGTCAGCCGAATGGAACTGGACAAGGAAGAAGCGGAACCGCGAATCCTGTTCAACGCGGACGGCACATTGTCGAACGAAATCAATCCGCAGCGATCGCAACCGATTTTGGAAGAGCTTCGTCGGGACGCCAAAGAAGACCGGCTCCATCGGATGATCGAGAAGATCATGCGAAGCCCTTCGGTTTCCAGGAAACCCGAGCGCGCGCCGGCGGTCCTTGTGGCGCGAGGCCGACCTTCGGCGTCAAAGTCGCGCCGTGCGGTAGCCACGCACTAAAATGCGCATATAATCACGCTGTGTTCGGAATCGGCACGGGTGAACTTATCATCCTTTTTTTCATTGTTTTCTTGGTGTACGGGCCGGACCGGCTTCCGCACCTTGCCCGAACGCTCGGAAAAATCGCGCGAGACCTGCGAAACGCCACGGACGAAGTCAAAAACGCCGTGTCCAACCCGGTCGAGAAAATCTTAGCGGAGCCAAAGCCGGAGACCAAAAAAGAAAAACAGACGCCGGACGATGGAAAAAGCGCCACATAGCGGCGAAGTCC
It encodes the following:
- a CDS encoding radical SAM protein codes for the protein MVATTRDCDENVARTLRLSITGECNLSCFYCKPLGRARALFETKNLIQPSDVTKLVKIVGELGVTRVIIAGGEPLLRKDAANFVKAASAHKAIEEVRVVTNGTRLKDFADPLRKMGLRKIDVNFDSLDFRKYQRITGEDHLYRVLDGVDKVEKLHYTDIRLNILLLSGINDGEVINFSRMTKDHKVHLRFIEYHPKVASGDPYADRPTLSVLGVKRMIDNFQQLRQVEFSADDDGSAPAWQFVDGLGKISFVSRMELDKEEAEPRILFNADGTLSNEINPQRSQPILEELRRDAKEDRLHRMIEKIMRSPSVSRKPERAPAVLVARGRPSASKSRRAVATH
- a CDS encoding TIGR02266 family protein; this encodes MDRAKLLLYNEERFISRTMTDSPEKRRFARIDLDAQIKVAFPGTDARRQLLMENLSAGGLFIRTPQPKPIGTRLQFEFSVRDGGKPIVGAGIVRWIEPDPQKHPGMGIQFTELNEEGRRELSEILQNRNGRSST
- a CDS encoding twin-arginine translocase TatA/TatE family subunit — translated: MFGIGTGELIILFFIVFLVYGPDRLPHLARTLGKIARDLRNATDEVKNAVSNPVEKILAEPKPETKKEKQTPDDGKSAT